A region of Prochlorococcus marinus subsp. pastoris str. CCMP1986 DNA encodes the following proteins:
- a CDS encoding HAD family hydrolase: MSSHKLFLFDFDGVIVDGMNEYWHSSLLAFEKFINSPKILIDQNLYKQVSNTFIEMRPWVKYGWEMLIIVHQIIKSEDPLNNQNKINFLNKYHQNCQKVLLENSWVAEDLQKCLDKARKYQIENDFDNWIRLHRPFYEVIVFIEKLKKEKIKTGIITTKGKIFAGKILEKLNIYPELIFGYESGTKVEIISELWREYEIMGFIEDRRNTLLDIKQNPVTSNIPCYLADWGYLKNIDRLNLPLEIKLLKLKSLEDLLAI; the protein is encoded by the coding sequence GTGAGCTCTCATAAATTATTTCTATTTGATTTTGATGGGGTTATTGTAGATGGAATGAATGAGTACTGGCACAGTTCATTATTAGCTTTTGAAAAATTTATAAATTCTCCAAAAATCTTAATCGATCAAAATCTTTACAAGCAAGTTTCAAATACTTTCATAGAAATGAGACCCTGGGTTAAATATGGATGGGAGATGTTAATCATTGTCCACCAAATTATCAAAAGTGAAGATCCACTAAACAATCAAAACAAAATCAATTTCCTAAATAAATATCATCAAAATTGTCAGAAAGTTTTATTAGAAAATTCTTGGGTGGCTGAAGATTTACAAAAATGTCTTGATAAAGCAAGAAAATATCAAATAGAGAATGATTTTGACAATTGGATAAGATTACATCGCCCATTTTATGAAGTTATAGTTTTTATAGAAAAATTAAAGAAAGAAAAAATCAAGACGGGAATCATAACAACGAAAGGAAAAATATTTGCAGGCAAAATTCTTGAAAAATTAAATATTTACCCGGAGTTGATTTTTGGCTATGAATCAGGAACAAAAGTTGAGATTATTTCAGAACTCTGGAGAGAATATGAAATCATGGGCTTTATCGAAGATAGGAGAAATACACTTCTTGATATAAAGCAAAACCCCGTGACAAGTAACATTCCCTGCTACTTGGCTGATTGGGGCTATTTAAAAAATATAGATAGACTTAATTTGCCACTTGAAATTAAATTATTAAAGTTGAAAAGTTTAGAAGATTTACTTGCAATTTAG
- the recA gene encoding recombinase RecA, whose product MSLEERRKKDSKESSSEEKNKALNLVLGQIERNFGRGSIMRLGDASRMKVETISTGALTLDLALGGGYPKGRVVEVYGPESSGKTTLTLHAIAEVQKNGGIAAFVDAEHALDPVYAASLGVDVENLLVSQPDTGEMALEIVDQLIRSTAVDLVVVDSVAALTPRAEIEGEMGDHVIGSQARLMSQAMRKITGNIGKSGCTVIFLNQLRLKIGVTYGNPETTTGGNALKFYASVRLDIRRIQTLKRGTEEYGIRAKVKVAKNKVAPPFRIAEFDILFGKGISTTGCLLDLAEETNIIIRRGAWYSYEGENIGQGRDNTIIWLDQNLEIKNKVESIVKTKLTEGTEVSSNSMKALNNNPENDVIANNIKKIA is encoded by the coding sequence ATGAGTTTAGAAGAAAGAAGAAAAAAGGATTCAAAGGAATCCTCATCTGAAGAGAAAAACAAAGCATTAAATCTAGTCTTAGGACAAATAGAAAGAAACTTTGGCAGAGGATCAATAATGAGGCTTGGAGATGCCTCCAGAATGAAAGTAGAAACAATATCTACAGGAGCTCTTACATTAGACTTAGCATTAGGAGGGGGATATCCAAAGGGAAGAGTGGTTGAAGTTTACGGACCTGAAAGTTCAGGGAAAACAACCCTAACTCTTCACGCAATAGCAGAAGTACAGAAAAATGGAGGAATAGCAGCATTTGTTGATGCTGAACATGCTTTAGATCCAGTCTATGCGGCTTCTCTAGGAGTGGATGTCGAAAATTTACTAGTTTCGCAGCCAGATACAGGTGAAATGGCTTTAGAAATAGTTGATCAACTCATAAGGTCAACTGCCGTAGACCTTGTTGTTGTTGACTCAGTAGCAGCATTAACTCCTAGAGCAGAAATAGAAGGTGAAATGGGAGATCACGTTATAGGAAGCCAAGCAAGACTAATGAGTCAAGCAATGAGAAAAATAACTGGTAATATTGGCAAATCAGGATGTACAGTGATATTCCTCAATCAATTACGCTTAAAAATCGGAGTTACATATGGAAATCCAGAGACAACTACAGGAGGTAATGCATTAAAGTTTTATGCTTCAGTAAGACTTGACATTAGGAGAATTCAGACTCTTAAAAGAGGTACAGAAGAATATGGAATAAGAGCAAAAGTTAAAGTAGCAAAAAATAAAGTAGCCCCTCCATTTAGAATTGCAGAGTTTGATATTCTATTCGGCAAAGGAATAAGTACGACAGGATGTTTATTAGATTTAGCAGAAGAGACTAATATAATAATTAGGAGAGGTGCTTGGTATAGTTACGAAGGAGAAAACATTGGACAAGGAAGAGATAACACAATTATTTGGTTGGATCAGAACTTAGAAATAAAGAATAAAGTAGAATCTATTGTCAAAACGAAACTAACAGAAGGTACTGAAGTAAGTTCTAATTCGATGAAAGCATTAAATAATAATCCAGAAAATGATGTGATTGCTAATAACATCAAAAAAATAGCTTAG
- a CDS encoding DUF2839 domain-containing protein, translating to MGEAKRRKSLGLPPKQKNTKSKSDESPRIFDWLPLTINQRDSLMKMSIKASWYGIGGLVILWVIVRFIGPAAGWWTPADSL from the coding sequence ATGGGAGAAGCAAAAAGGAGAAAATCATTAGGTCTTCCTCCTAAACAAAAAAATACTAAATCTAAATCAGACGAATCACCTAGAATATTTGATTGGCTGCCTCTTACCATTAATCAGAGAGACAGTTTAATGAAAATGAGTATAAAAGCTAGTTGGTATGGAATTGGAGGTTTAGTTATCTTGTGGGTAATTGTTAGATTTATTGGACCAGCCGCAGGTTGGTGGACTCCAGCTGATTCATTATGA